The Ranitomeya variabilis isolate aRanVar5 chromosome 7, aRanVar5.hap1, whole genome shotgun sequence DNA window GTATGGGCTCTATCTTTGGTTCAGGGTCAGGAAAGCCATGACGCTGTGAGAGTGGGGGTGGCGACAAAGATCATACTTGGAATGTTTTCTAGAGATCTCGGAAAATCAGTGGGTATTGGGGATAATCTCTTCAGATTACAGGATAGTTTACCCAGACCCCACCAGGAAGGTTCATTCTAACAAATTCCCATCTCCAGTTTTCGCTCCCCCATGTGATCCAATGTTCAGTATTTTCTAAAGATTGGAGCGATAGTTCCGGTTCTTGAGGAAGAAATGTTCAGAGGCCACTACTCTATTCTCTTCTCTATCAAAAAAACCCTCAGGAGAAAGTCACACAATATTAAATCTGAAACCCCTAAACCAATGTGTCAGGCACGAAAAATTGAAGATGGAATTAATCAGGTCCACAGCCCCCCTGATAAGCAAAGACACGGTAATGTGTACCCTGGATCTAAAGAACGCATACTGTCACATTCCCATCCATGCTTCCTCTCAACAGTATTGAAGGTTCCCTCTGAGGGTCCAAGGGCAGGACCTTCACTAACAGTTCCGTTGCCTTCCATTCGGTCTAGCTTCAGTGCACAGAGTGTCCAAACCGCTAGTGACAGAGGTGGTAGCCTATCTAAGGAAGGTAGATATCATAGTTCCCTAACTGGATGGCTTCCATATCATAGCCAGCTCCAGGGAAGAGCTTATGCAGAATTGTCAAACCTCAGTCTGCATGCTTCAAGATCTAGGCTGGGTGATAAATTGGAGGAAGTCGGTTCTCTCTCCAGAATCCAGGAAAAATTTCCTGGAGTTCTCCTAGACTCTCACCTATAAACATCTTTTTTACCAGCAGAGAAGCAAGCCTCAATATGGGGCAGGATCCGTCAGTTTTCAGAGAGCCGTTATTCCATCAGAGAGGCGATGAGGATCCTGGGACTGATGACGTCCTGGATCCCCTGTGTTCGGTGGAGTCAGTTCCACTCCCAGGGACAACAGGAGGCCATTTTATCTGCCTGGGACAGACACCAGCTATCCCTGGATGGTGGACCATTCCAGAAAACCTCCAGATCGGAGTCCCCTGCCTTATTTTCCCCTGCGCGGTGATTACCATCGATGCGAGTCAACTAGACTGGgattgaaggattgcttcaaagagtaccacacatccacaaattaattaaaattatttttaccttgttgacacaacacacttttataatctgatgttcTCCGCATAACTTAcatataacaccacattataaattcgtactccagtaaaaccaaaagcattataatcattaccataaaactatgcctctagataaattactTTCAGtgctttagtttccaaaatggggtcaattgtgggggatttccactgtttaggcacatcatgggctctgcaaatgcaatgtgactcccgcagaccattccttcaaagtctgcattccaaaatgtcacacattcccttccgagccctgacgtgcgcccaagcagtggttttcccccacatacggggtggctGCGTACTCCAGAGAAATTGAAGAACAACtgttgcagtccattttctcctgttacccttgtcaaaattaaaaaaaattggggctaaaagatcattttgtgttttttttttttttttttttttttaatcttgactgctctgtgttataaacatctgagaagcacctgtgggttcaaattcctcaccacacatctagattatatATCACTATATCATAATCACTGTTGATCTAGCCTCTTAGACCCATTCTAAGCAATTGCATGCTAATTTTCCTTGTGATATACGACTATGACTACCATGGTCAGGGATAGCTATTGAGACTAAAAGGCTGGAGGGACTGCCCCAATATAAACATTCCCTACTACCAACGTTGAGAGGGGACGCAGCATTGAACATTAGggagccaacctccgctggtaggtacggCTACAGCAAATAAGGGATCTACTAGGGTCAGTATAGGATTGACACTATACCCCACTCAATCCCTGCTTTATAATTGTCGTTTTCTGACATTCCCTCCCCTATCTAAAGGGCTCGGGAGGTGTTTTCTAGAACTTATTTTCTTATGAATGATTTAATAATTACTcttaatttaaataattaaaagttaaattttatagggttttttgttcAATTTGGTGTATTTGTTCAGAATATTTAACCATTGAATATTACATGGTTTTCTCCTTCCCTTAAGAGCCCTGCCGTTCACccaaaggccagtctcacacgtccagataattccggtaccggagaaaacggtaccggagttatgtgtgtccgtgtgctcacgtggcacacgtgcggcagccgtgtgccgcccgaggaccacacggaccgtgcaggagagacagcgctacagtatgcgctgtcccccctgcgtgtggtgctgaaggcggcattcatctcttgtcccctgctGCGCTcgcgggagagaagagatgaaaaatcaattttttttgttaaaaataaagattgggggtccccccccccccccccccccgtgcgccTGCCCACTTGCAGGGAAATACCcaactcccgcgatgcctcctctcagcgccggcagcctgtcctgtgtgagtggtcacgtggtaccgcttattacagtgatgaatatgcggctccacccctatgggaggtggagccgcatattcatcactaatgagtggtaccacgtgaccgctcacacaggacaagctgccggcactgagaggaggcattgcgggagctgggtatttctctgcaagcgggcgggtgcgcgggaggtgaccccaaactttatttttaacaaaaaaaaaaaacttgatctttcatcccttctctcctgcaagcgctgcttttagccgagcaggacagaagggatgaatgccggcttcagcaccacacgcaggggacagcccttaactgtagcgctgtttctagtGCGGTGGTACGTGCACACTGCTTTCCGACGCTTTGCGGactgtgctgccggagaaaaacggacatgttttgcacatggacacacggtccgtgaaaacacgcaggcatgtgcatagacccatgcaTTTGTCAGTGTCttcagtacgtgaggaaactgtcactacatgtaccgaAGCCACTGACATTTGAAACCGGCCAAACagtgcgaatatactcgttgcttgggttttcccgagcactctcgggtggtctctgagtatttgtgactgctcggagatttagttttccttgccgcagatgcatgatttgtggctactatacagcttgattacatgtgggattccctagcgaccaggcaacccccacatgtaccttaggctggctagcagccgtaaatcgtgCAGCTGGGTcagcaaaaacgaaatctccgagcagtcacaaatactcggagaccacccgagcgtgctcggggaaacccgagcaatgagtatactcgctcatcactattaaccctttcacgacatgccccgtactactagtacagcgcatgttgtgtctcccctttgatgtgggctccgacggtgagcccacatcaaagtcgcaacatgtcaactgttttggacAGTGAAAAACAGTggccttgtcaggaaggtgaaaacaggctatgggattaaggggttaaatatgtagTTATaggtatatgttttttattttgttttttttcatacttaataaaaaacaaaaacatttttctcTTCGCTCCTCTATGGGACTTGTAACTTTATAAACCCTGATCACTGTTATAATACATTGCAATGCATCACATCTTCAGTTATACACTGACCCAAGCTCCATAGACCTTGCTATTGCCATAGTCTTTGGAGCTTGCTGTAGcttggtgacccagatgtcgtcatgacgaccccAGTCACATCTTTTTGtgttctaaatgctgcgatcagtATCGATAgcagtatttagggggttaaagtgccacttACTGCTGGGTCTCGGCTTTATGTAGTACATTGCTATATACCTTATAATCTGTATGGAATTTTATATGTTTACTTTTTTTTGTACAGTTTCAGATATAGATGAATGTAATTTTTAAGTTTACTTTGTTCTTGGCAGATGATTGGACCAACAGCTCTGCAGGAAATCTGATGTCTTCTTATTTTAAAGCAGAAGATGATAGCTTCAAACAGGAAACATATGAAGAGCATAGCAACTCTGCAGAACATCTGATATCTTCATATTTTAAAGCAGAAGATGATAGCTTCAAACAGGAAACATATGAAGAGCATAGCAACATCTCAGATATACCCTCACCCCTTCATATCAAAGAACTATCATCTGACCCTTCTAAAGTACCATCTCCTAATTCATCACAGACTTTTAAGCAAAATAAAATAGAGCCCACAAGAAAGAAGAcaatttcatgctcagaatgtgagaaatgttttacaaataaaaGGAATCTTGCTACACATagaaaaattcacacaggagatatgccattttcatgctcagaatgtgggaaatgttttacttatAAATCTCATCTTATTatccatgagagaattcacaccggagagaagccattttcatgttcagaatgtggcaaatgttttactaAGAAATCTCATCTTATTAGCCATGAGATTGTTCAcaccggagagaagccattttcatgctcagaatgtgggaaatgtttttcttaCAAATCAGTTCTTGTTAACCATaagagaattcacactggagataaaccatattcatgttcagaatgtgggaaatgttttattaaaAACTCACATCTTGTTAGCCATCAGGGAattcacacaggagtgaagccattttcatgctcagaatgtgggaaatgttttacatataAATCAGCTCTTTTTGCACATCAGAAAATTCACGCAGAaggaaagccattttcatgttcagaatgtgaaaaatgttttactAATAAATCTCATCTTATTATACATGAAAGAATTCAcaccggagagaagccattttcatgttcagaatgtggcaaatgttttactaAGAAATCTCATCTTACTAGCCATGAGATTGTTCAcaccggagagaagccattttcatgttcagaatgtggcacatGTTTTACTAAGAAATCTCATCTTACTAAACATGAGAGACATCAcaccggagagaagccatattcatgttcggaatgtgggaaatgtttttcttaCAAATCCGTTCTTGttgtacatgagagaattcacacaggagagaagccatattcatgttcagaatgtgggaaatttttcacagataaatcatctcttgttacacatcaaagaattcacactggagagaagccattttcatgttcagaatgtgggaaatgtttttctaaCAAAGGCGAGATTTTTGTTCACaagagaattcacactggagagaagccatattcatgttcagaatgtgggaaatgttttattaaaaaatcacatcttgttagccaTCAGAGAACTCATAGTCGGAAGaagccattttaaccccttagtgaccaagcacaAATATGACATGTATCACATTATTGTGGTCAAAACAATTTTTTAACATATTAGTTATCGCAGAGTATTTTTTTTTCCAGACACATTGTACTTTGTTATTAACTTTGGGTGTGGTGGGTTCTCCCGGGTTATATCCTCAAGGTAACTATACCATTTGCATAACTAtgtccatttaacccctttctgacttctgacgggatagtacgtccaacgtCTGaagccctgctttgaggtgggttccggcggtgagcccacctcaaagccacgacatgtcagctgttttcaacagctgacatgtgcccgtaataggcacgggtggaatcgcgatccacccgcacctattaactagttaaatgactctgtcaaactctgacagcggcatttaacaagcgcttccggccataggGCCAGAAATACGCGCACTGTAaaccccccgtcacgtgatcgggggtcagcagtgcttgacaaccagaggtctcctgaagacctctatggttgttgatgccagattactatgagcgccaccctgtagcaGTGCTGTAATtcggctacatagaggtgatctgagcattgcctctatatagcagaggcaatcgagttgaggcagcttctagcctcccgtgaaggctattgaagcatgccaaaaaaaaaaaaaaagtatttaaaaatatgaaaaaaataaaaaaaaacataaaagttcaaatcaccccccttcaaaataaaacaataaaatcaaatatacacatatttggtatcgccttactcagaatcgcccgattttatcaataaaaaaaaaaggattaacctaatcgctaaatggcgtagcgagaataaAAATCGACATGtcagaattacgtttctttggtcaccgcaacattgcattaaaatgtaatagcgggcgatcaaaagaacgtatctgcacaaaagtggtgtcATTAAAAATGTTAGCTACCTCTTTGGAAGGTGGAGCCGCATatgcatccctgtaatgagcggcaccacgtgaccgctcacacagcacaagctgcggcgctgagaggaagcatcgcgggagctgggtgagtattttaatgccagtggGCGGGctgacagggggtgggaggcgggagataaccaggaactttattttaaacacaaaaaaaaaacaacaaaacaatgatttttcattccttctctccagcgaacgctgctggggagaaggaatgaatgatggcttcagcaccacacgctggggacagcgcttaagtctagcgctgtctcctgcacagtccgtgtggtcctcggcacacggacggcatccgtgtgcggtacgtgttgacatgcacccattgactttaatgggttcgtgtgatccgtgcgctcccacgaacactgacatgtctccgtgtttttcaaacggacacacggtccgtgaaaacacgctgacatgtgcag harbors:
- the LOC143785576 gene encoding uncharacterized protein LOC143785576 isoform X1 — translated: MEKGESDVRGDEWRCKEEVPTDDWTNSSAGNLMSSYFKAEDDSFKQETYEEHSNSAEHLISSYFKAEDDSFKQETYEEHSNISDIPSPLHIKELSSDPSKVPSPNSSQTFKQNKIEPTRKKTISCSECEKCFTNKRNLATHRKIHTGDMPFSCSECGKCFTYKSHLIIHERIHTGEKPFSCSECGKCFTKKSHLISHEIVHTGEKPFSCSECGKCFSYKSVLVNHKRIHTGDKPYSCSECGKCFIKNSHLVSHQGIHTGVKPFSCSECGKCFTYKSALFAHQKIHAEGKPFSCSECEKCFTNKSHLIIHERIHTGEKPFSCSECGKCFTKKSHLTSHEIVHTGEKPFSCSECGTCFTKKSHLTKHERHHTGEKPYSCSECGKCFSYKSVLVVHERIHTGEKPYSCSECGKFFTDKSSLVTHQRIHTGEKPFSCSECGKCFSNKGEIFVHKRIHTGEKPYSCSECGKCFIKKSHLVSHQRTHSRKKPF